One window of Pyxicephalus adspersus chromosome 4, UCB_Pads_2.0, whole genome shotgun sequence genomic DNA carries:
- the SLC35D3 gene encoding solute carrier family 35 member D3: MQICRGRVLGISVAIAHGVFSGSLNILLKFLISSHHFTFLTLVQCMTSSTAAITLEILRRCGKISVPPYGLGLARMFAGVIILSILQSSFTLWSLRGLSLPMYVVFKRCLPLVTLLIGVLVLRNGIPSIGVLVAVFITTCGAALAGAGDLSGEPVGYITGVLAVLVHAAYLVIIQKTSTDSEYGPLTAQYIIAITATPVLIICSFASMDMINAWSFPGWKDPAMVCTLIACTLIGCAMNFTTLHCTYINSAVTTSFVGVVKSIATITVGMLAFEDVEPTSLFIAGVVVNTFGSLIYCVAKYFETRRQINYEDLEKEAIRDDKEEQDEQHPPFVMEEILQNSTEGQPQEKPSTETATNDTEEKKNTLASVLQSHGPTGPSNGDSRSSLREAYLGVWRMVRGTRFFKKDYLIENEELPSP; the protein is encoded by the exons ATGCAAATCTGCAGGGGACGTGTTTTGGGCATCTCAGTGGCCATAGCCCATGGGGTGTTCTCTGGCTCCCTGAACATCCTGCTGAAGTTTCTAATAAGCAGCCATCATTTTACCTTCCTCACCTTAGTGCAATGCATGACCAGCTCCACTGCAGCAATCACATTAGAAATTCTTAGACGATGTGGGAAGATCTCTGTGCCCCCATATGGCTTGGGTCTTGCTCGGATGTTTGCAGGGGTGATCATTCTCTCCATTCTGCAGTCCAGTTTCACACTGTGGTCTTTAAGAGGGCTCAGCCTGCCCATGTATGTGGTATTCAAGCGATGTCTGCCCTTGGTGACACTCTTAATTGGAGTACTGGTGCTGAGAAATGGGATCCCCTCCATAGGAGTATTGGTTGCTGTGTTCATCACCACCTGTGGTGCAGCTCTAGCAG GTGCTGGTGACTTGAGTGGTGAACCTGTAGGCTACATAACTGGAGTGCTGGCTGTACTAGTACATGCTGCTTATTTAGTAATTATTCAGAAGACTAGTACAGATAGTGAATATGGACCTCTAACTGCCCAGTATATCATTGCCATTACAGCAACACCTGTACTCATCATTTGCTCCTTCGCCAGTATGGACATGATCAATGCATGGTCCTTCCCAGGTTGGAAAGACCCAGCTATGGTCTGCACTTTAATTGCATGTACCCTGATCGGTTGTGCTATGAATTTTACCACACTGCATTGTACTTATATAAACTCAGCAGTCACTACAAGTTTTGTTGGTGTGGTGAAGAGCATTGCCACAATTACAGTTGGCATGCTGGCATTTGAAGACGTGGAACCCACATCTTTGTTCATTGCAGGTGTGGTTGTCAACACTTTTGGATCTCTCATCTACTGTGTGGCAAAGTACTTTGAAACAAGGCGACAGATAAATTATGAAGATTTAGAAAAGGAAGCTATTAGGGATGATAAAGAAGAGCAGGATGAACAGCACCCTCCATTTGTAATGGAAGAGATTTTGCAGAACAGCACAGAAGGGCAGCCTCAAGAAAAGCCATCTACCGAGACAGCTACCAAtgacacagaagaaaaaaaaaatacgttgGCTTCAGTCTTGCAATCACATGGTCCAACTGGGCCCTCAAATGGCGACAGCAGAAGTTCATTACGAGAAGCATATCTTGGAGTATGGCGAATGGTCAGGGGcactagattttttaaaaaagactacCTTATAGAGAACGAGGAACTTCCTAGTCCTTGA